From a region of the Triticum aestivum cultivar Chinese Spring chromosome 7D, IWGSC CS RefSeq v2.1, whole genome shotgun sequence genome:
- the LOC123169885 gene encoding benzaldehyde dehydrogenase, mitochondrial translates to MAAAATRRAASSLASRCLLSRPAASPAAVPSALRRADGARGLLPGLLQRFGTAAAAEEPISPSVQVGETQLLINGKFVDAASGKTFPTVDPRTGEVIARVAEGDAEDVDRAVVAARKAFDEGPWPRMTAYERSRILLRFADLIEKHNDDIAALETWDNGKPYEQAAHIEVPMLARLMRYYAGWTDKIHGLIVPADGPHHVQVLHEPIGVVGQIIPWNFPLLMYGWKVGPALACGNTIVLKTAEQTPLSALYVSKLLHEAGLPEGVLNIVSGFGPTAGAALASHMDVDKIAFTGSTDTGKVILELSARSNLKPVTLELGGKSPFIVMDDADIDQAVELAHFALFFNQGQCCCAGSRTFVHERVYDEFVEKSKARALKRVVGDPFRKGVEQGPQIDDEQFKKILRYIKSGVDSGATLVTGGDKLGDKGYYIQPTIFSDVQDGMKIAQEEIFGPVQSIFKFNDLNEVIKRANASQYGLAAGVFTNNLDTANTLTRALRAGTVWVNCFDIFDAAIPFGGYKMSGIGREKGIDSLKNYLQVKAVVTALKNPAWL, encoded by the exons ATGGCTGCTGCCGCCACGAGGAGGGCCGCCTCCTCGCTCGCCTCCCGCTGCCTGCTCTCCAGGCCCGCAGCGTCGCCCGCTGCTGTCCCCTCCGCGCTCCGCAGGGCAG ATGGGGCACGTGGATTGTTGCCAGGACTCCTTCAGAGGTTCGGCACTGCGGCAGCAGCAGAGGAGCCCATTTCGCCTTCTGTCCAAGTGGGCGAGACACAGCTCCTTATCAACGGCAAATTCGTCGATGCTGCATCTG GTAAAACTTTCCCGACTGTGGACCCTCGCACCGGGGAGGTGATTGCCCGTGTGGCCGAAGGAGATGCCGAAGATGTTGACCGTGCGGTTGTTGCTGCCCGCAAGGCATTCGATGAAGGGCCATGGCCCAGGATGACTGCCTAT GAGAGATCCCGCATTCTTCTGCGGTTTGCTGATTTGATAGAGAAACACAATGACGATATCGCTGCACTGGAAACGTGGGACAACGGGAAGCCCTATGAGCAAGCTGCCCACATCGAAGTGCCGATGCTTGCCCGGCTTATGCGGTACTATGCAG GCTGGACTGACAAGATCCATGGTCTCATCGTACCGGCTGATGGCCCGCACCATGTACAGGTGCTTCACGAGCCGATTGGTGTCGTGGGTCAGATCATCCCGTGGAACTTCCCACTTTTGATGTATGGCTGGAAAGTTGGCCCTGCTTTGGCATGTGGAAACACTATTGTCCTCAAGACTGCCGAACAAACTCCTCTATCTGCTCTCTATGTTTCTAAGCTGTTGCATGAG GCTGGACTACCCGAAGGTGTCCTGAACATCGTATCTGGTTTCGGTCCTACTGCCGGGGCTGCTCTTGCTAGCCACATGGATGTTGACAAG ATTGCATTCACTGGATCAACCGATACTGGAAAAGTTATTCTTGAGTTATCTGCACGGAGCAATCTTAAGCCAGTGACACTGGAGCTAGGAGGCAAGTCTCCTTTTATCGTCATGGATGATGCAGATATCGACCAAGCCGTTGAGCTTGCGCATTTTGCGCTGTTTTTTAACCAG GGACAATGCTGCTGCGCTGGGTCTCGCACGTTCGTACATGAGCGTGTTTATGATGAGTTTGTTGAGAAGTCCAAGGCTCGCGCTTTGAAGCGTGTAGTTGGTGATCCATTCAGGAAGGGTGTTGAGCAGGGTCCTCAG ATTGATGATGAGCAATTCAAGAAGATCTTGCGCTACATCAAGTCGGGTGTGGACAGTGGAGCCACCCTTGTGACGGGTGGTGACAAGTTGGGTGACAAAGGTTACTACATCCAGCCAACAATTTTCTCAGATGTGCAG GATGGCATGAAAATTGCCCAAGAGGAGATATTTGGGCCTGTTCAGTCAATCTTCAAGTTCAA TGACCTCAACGAGGTGATCAAGAGGGCGAACGCAAGCCAGTACGGATTGGCTGCCGGTGTTTTCACCAACAACCTGGACACGGCCAACACCTTGACGCGTGCCCTCAGGGCCGGCACGGTCTGGGTGAATTGCTTTGACATCTTCGACGCGGCGATCCCCTTCGGCGGGTACAAGATGAGCGGCATCGGTAGGGAGAAGGGCATCGACAGCCTGAAGAACTACCTGCAAGTCAAGGCGGTCGTCACCGCGCTTAAGAACCCCGCGTGGTTGTGA